CTGCTGACCGTGTCGTGTGAGAGGTTTTCGCCACCGACTTAACGTAAATATCACATTTATGGAGAATTTAGCATTGACTTTGCTGCATGTTTCGTCGTAATTGTCACGCTCGCACTTGGGTGCGTGATTCGTCGCCTGTTGTCAATTTGCCGTTCGTCGCTCTCGTACATTCGTTCTTGCAATAACCAAAAAATCCATTTTGCGGGGAGTATAGTTTCTTCTTTACGCGATAAGTCCACATGATATTCTTTATCGCAATATTCTTGTTGTTTACCGACTTTACATCTGATATCGATTGACGGAGATGAAGAATTATTAGCATTTCCTACAATTTGTAGCTTGTGCTacgtttacaataaatttttgttcattagccaactgttatatatattaataaataatttgcatcaCCTCTAATGCTTATATTTTTGCTGTTTAGGCTTGTAATCTTCCATTTATAcgctttcataattttatcttaaatgtCTCAGTTGTCAAGTTAATATTGCGTAAATTGTTTACTATGTAGATAGCTAAtatctcattattattattataaaatatcagttACACATCTGTTCTATATGTGATTatagaaattgcaaatatttaatatatataatataaatatacatttcatacaaattttatttttattccaagttataatttcaaatttggattttattttataaaataatgttcatatacaattaatattgtatcttatatatatatatatataaatatatatatagtgtattattactataattgatggatttcaaaatgtttatatatttttttatttttattgcagatggTTATCTAAATAGATAAGTcagctttaattttaatcaataataattgtttctcAAGTGAGAGACTCAAACACAATCTACAAAAAATGAGGGTTGTTGCGCTAATTAGTGGTGGCAAAGATTCTTGTTTTAATATGATGCAGTGTATAGCTGCTGGCCATGAAATTGTGGCTGTAGCCAATTTGTATCCTGTTGAAAAAGGTATTGAGATAGATCATGTTACATCGAATATTtgataatgaattaataatgatttaactgaatgtaatttttaataatgtttaactGGATATAATTAAGGATATATGAGTATCattttttatgtcaatataaatattgtaatttgtaatttatatagatgTAGCATAGGTGCAATATGCAATGTGCAATGCTTTCAGATGATTTGGATTCATTCATGTTTCAAACGGTAGGACATCAAGGTGTCAAGTACATTGCTCAAGCTATGGGTTTGCCTATATATCGTTATCCAACATTTGGTAAGGCCAATTTGCAAGAGAAACATTATTATCCCACAGAAAATGATGAAGTCGAAGATTTGTTTAAGCTTTTAAGTACAGTAAAGGtacattatatacatatatgtatgctTGATTTGATCtgatattaaataactatattttattcatactttaccaattcatatattttcttagGAACGTGAAAATATAGAGGCTGTGTCAAGTGGTGCTATTCTTAGTGATTATCAACGAATTCGTGTGGAAAATGTGTAATTATCACCCCTTAAACATgcaatattgttaattattgctattaatattttcaaatatttatttctttaggTGCAGTCGGTTAGGTCTTATTTCTTTATCATATTTGTGGAGACGAGACCAGGAGGAGCTGTTAAATGAAATGATACAGAGTTCTATTAACGCAGTATTGATCAAAGTTGCAGCTTTGGGTCTCGAAACTAAGCACTTGGGTAAATCTATATCCGAAATGCAACCTCATCTTGTTAAGATAGTaagttatcttttttattatagtaatttgtGCTTTTtcgaatttgatttttattctgctgttcttttttaacttattagtttttttatattttcaagataTGTTTCAATTGACATAAagtagaaaaatgaatattacattattcattttcttgatagtttgtaataaaaatgtttatagaagaaattttattcatagaaagaaaaatatggagTGAACATGTGTGGAGAAGGAGGGGAATATGAAACCTTTACTTTAGATTGCCCTTTGTTCGCCAAAAGTATTGTAATGTAAGTTGTACATTTGCattgattaacattttattttcaacctGAGTAATACAACCATCTCTCGCTTTATCTTTGTTCATGATTTAGTGACGAGTATGAGAGTGTTGTAAATTCGAGGGACGATGTGGCGCCTGTAGGATATCTTAGATTTACAAAGAttcatttgcaaaataaagacGTAAGTTTCTggatattatgcaaataatttcaagataCCGGTAATCAAggtaaagatttatttttcagaatgggGAGCTGGAGAAATTAAGCTTGGCTGAAAGATTGAAAACTGTTTCGATAAAATCACCACAGGATTACATTGCCGAAATCATCGGTCCGGAGCTGCATGATGGCTGCAATTTATCAGAGGACGAAAATGACGAGCACGCGTGTGAAAGTAATAGTCTAAAAGCATCAAACTCAGGTACGTACAGAAAAGAGAGgatgtacaaaaaatatatacgtgtatttatataaatatatctgaaTTTGCAGGTCAATTTCATCCCCCAAGTCCAATGGAGATTCTGTACGAAGAGGAAGATTATCCGGACACGCCGACTGTTAATAGAAATCAACTGGGATGGTTCTGGTTTGGCGGTGTTGTAGGGAAACATCCGGATCTCATACCGGCGGTCGAAGAGGCACTGGAGAAATTAAGCAGTAAAATTCACATCTTAATCACATATCTTTGGGcttagtaattattattcaacaattagcaattatttcacatttcaaATTTACCTGTCTAACCGATAACGGAAGAAGGTTACATAGATTATTTTCGTTTATACTTGCCCAATTGCAGCTCTGGTTCAAAACGAAAACCTGTCCACGTCCGACATCGTCGCTGTAACATTGTACATAAAAGATATGTCGAATTACAAAACCATAAACGAAGCATATGTTTCCTGGTTGGGTAAAAAAAGTCCGCCTGTTCGCGTGTGCGTGGAATGTCCTCTGAATGTACACATCGCGCTTGACGCGACAGCGTATAAGGAGAGCCAAGAGTGCGGCGATAAGTGGACCTGTAAGCGACACACAATGCACGTCCAGAGCATAAGCCATTGGGCACCCGCCAACATCGGTCCTTATTCTCAGGCTGTTCGTGTAAGTGCAATTAATAaagatgtttttatttataaaatgttaatcgCTTTCCCGTTGcgtatttttgtaaaaaaattgactcGAATCTTTCTTTCTACAGGTAGGTGATGTTATCTTCGTCGCTGGGCAAATACCTTTGGTGCCTGGCAATATGAATCTTCTAGATATGAACATTAAACGACAGTGCCGTTTAACATTGAGGCATATTGATCGCATAGTTAAGGCTATGGATGCGAAACTTCGAGATATAGTACAAGGTATCTGTTTCCTGACTCATTCTAGTTACATAGCGGATGCGAGAAAAGAGTGGGAAAGGAGGACAAGAAATGCCATTGTAGATTACATCGTTGTACCAAATTTGCCACGTAGTGCGCAAGTCGAATGGTGTGTTTGGGCCCATAGGGATAATAACAGATTCGAATGTAAGAAAAgcatttaaaagtatatttttggcgaaaaatgtatttgctGCAAGTAGAGAGAGATCTATCTTTTCTGAATATTTCACCTCTTTTAAGCTAGCAAGACCAAATCAGCAGAATCGATTGCGACTTAGCGCATTATTTAATACTCATTTTGTACTATTTCAATCTTGCAACTTGACTTGTAGCAACTACACTTTTTTACCCGTTTATCTTAACACAAAAGCGATTgtgtaattgttttatatatatctcgtTGCAGACGAAGAAACGGGAAAACGCGTGGCTAATTTTAGGATAGCCATCACGCGTAGGTGGAATTACGAAAATAATGTATCGGCGATTGTATGTTATATGTCCACCGGTAAGTCCTCTTCGCGAATCATTTAttcattcaaatttattttattttccattttaaatataaaactgatgctatatataaacaatttttttaaagtagcagaaatcttaaataaaaaattaaacataatacaatatgatgagaataataatatataataaatccgaattgattattttcatatttacattaaatcagcctagaattaaaagaaaattattaataagctatcatatttttctaagtgtataaaacttttttgtgGATAGGTTCGTCCAATTCGACAGGTAATTTGGCAACGGAAGCAAGCTCCACGGAAGTGAAATTCACGGAGCTGAATGCGAACGAACTGTCGGAGGCTTTCGAATATCTATTGTGTAAACTCAGGAAAGGTTCACAAAGCGCAAATCCGACATGTAATTtacgaatattttacaaagttgGCAGCTTTCCGGGTCCGAATTTTCTCCACAACGTCCTATCGAAGTTTTCTACGCAGAATTTAGTGATCACCATTATACCGGCTACTCACTTACATAACTTCAATACTTTGTTATCTATATATGGTATTAGGCACGagtaaataatcaaattgattttttacacTGTCAATTACTCGTCGGGATCGAAACGCGCGTTCGGAGGGGGAAAAAATTGAAACCGTTGCTGGAAAAATGACATATTAGCAAAAAACTGTCTcgaaagaagaaaatacatttgaaGTTTTTGCCTTATAGAAGATACACAGAGGCAACTATAATCCAATTGTCAGTGAATAATTAGGATTGAAAcgataaatgtatttttcttttaattatatgtttgcTTATACGTTCTACAGCCAgagcttcaatttttttgacgATTACAAATTATACACGGCTCgaagaaataaagtaaaaaaaaagagttacaATGGCACCAAAGTATGCACCATTATGTTTTCTTACGTGCGCAAATAAAACGCTATTTTGCTTCATCGCGATGTACCGGTGGGTCTTACTCGGGTACTTCTCGCGTTTCGTATGCGAGAGACACGGCTGTTCGCTCGACATTTAAATGATGATGTAGTTGCGTCGTGCTGTTCCTTTTAGCTGCATTTTTGCGCATCTTGCGATTTATCTCTTCGAATTCTGAGAATAcgcttttttcttaaagagcATAGAAACAGCAACAAAGTGCAGCTGAAAAGAACAGATTCTATACCTTGTATATCGAGTATTACTAGTCAATGACGGGTTAAGTGCAATTCTGAGCGGTGAGCCCGTCCCCACTTAGCGCGTAAGTGCTCTTTAACAACGCGATTGAATATTAGGTATAATAATACTCGTAATACGTACGACCTGTACTGTTGTTACGCTACGATGTttcgttttctttcttttctttttgctcaAAGTATGCGTTACTTTACGATATTGCAATCATGTGCGGAATGTTAATTAACGTGTGTGACGTTTCTCTAGGCAAGTTAATTCGTGCACAGCCATTTTACAATAGCATTCGACGTTTATTCGAATtttcaataagaaaaagaagaaaagagacgTATCGTGAggaagaaatttgtaaaacatCATGTGCATGTGTTTTCGGTATGATTCGATACGATGATGTTTAATTGTGATACAATTGCAACGCTGAGCACACGTGGAGCGTACATGTTCTTCTTCATGATCATGGTCGTTGCTCTCAATAATGCTGCCTGTATCGCTATATATAATTGCGTTTATCGATCGTTGTTTCCTATCATTGGAAACgacatctctctctctcgcagtTCAGAGAGACCGAAAAAGAAACCCAAAATTTGTAAGAACTATACACTCACTTTTAAAAAGATGCGCGGCAATTTCGCATTTTCTGCGCATACGTCACTTGCTTTAGAAGTATCTTGTACAGATTGCATTATAAtacgaattatatataataagactACGCTAACGTAATATTATACAAGGTTGATGCAACGACATGCcaaagtttatattttgcaacttGCTCATTTTTTAAACGGTCGCAATTACTATCGTTATTCTATATGTGTACATAAATGCAATGTAATCTAACACATgatcttatataaattatactgtAATTGATCCGACagcgaagagagagaaagagcgcaCTGTTCAAAATGTGGATAACTGCGTTATGGATaagtatgtaaaaagaaaacacacaaaaaaaagagatatttattCGCATCTAACTCTCACAACAAAACTAATCCGAGGATTgtctcaaaaagaaaaataaagagaatgatatatatttttaagaaattgcCATTCCTTTCAgtttcactttttattttttcccttctattttacatatatatggcAGTCGAcgaaaaatagtaatattttataaaaccgtTGTTGGTTGAAAAGTACAACACTGCAACTGTCGTGTGACAATACTTCGttcattttttcttactttgctttatgttaaataaatattcacttaacaaaatgttaatattgtataaatgcaaaagttataaaaaaagtgatatttaaCCAAGCTTGTGGACTTAAATCAATTTCGTATTCATAAAAGAATCTATGATCAAGACAAAGTGCGCAGCTTCTCGTACATTTTGTGCGTTATATTCTGTAATTCTGACGAGACAATCAGAATTGagcatttaatttattccttATCAGACAATTCACCGTTTCTTTTGCGGCAAACGTACacatagtaaaaattcaaAGTCA
This DNA window, taken from Linepithema humile isolate Giens D197 chromosome 7, Lhum_UNIL_v1.0, whole genome shotgun sequence, encodes the following:
- the LOC105678440 gene encoding uncharacterized protein; its protein translation is MRVVALISGGKDSCFNMMQCIAAGHEIVAVANLYPVEKDDLDSFMFQTVGHQGVKYIAQAMGLPIYRYPTFGKANLQEKHYYPTENDEVEDLFKLLSTVKERENIEAVSSGAILSDYQRIRVENVCSRLGLISLSYLWRRDQEELLNEMIQSSINAVLIKVAALGLETKHLGKSISEMQPHLVKIKEKYGVNMCGEGGEYETFTLDCPLFAKSIVIDEYESVVNSRDDVAPVGYLRFTKIHLQNKDNGELEKLSLAERLKTVSIKSPQDYIAEIIGPELHDGCNLSEDENDEHACESNSLKASNSGQFHPPSPMEILYEEEDYPDTPTVNRNQLGWFWFGGVVGKHPDLIPAVEEALEKLSTLVQNENLSTSDIVAVTLYIKDMSNYKTINEAYVSWLGKKSPPVRVCVECPLNVHIALDATAYKESQECGDKWTCKRHTMHVQSISHWAPANIGPYSQAVRVGDVIFVAGQIPLVPGNMNLLDMNIKRQCRLTLRHIDRIVKAMDAKLRDIVQGICFLTHSSYIADARKEWERRTRNAIVDYIVVPNLPRSAQVEWCVWAHRDNNRFEYEETGKRVANFRIAITRRWNYENNVSAIVCYMSTGSSNSTGNLATEASSTEVKFTELNANELSEAFEYLLCKLRKGSQSANPTCNLRIFYKVGSFPGPNFLHNVLSKFSTQNLVITIIPATHLHNFNTLLSIYGIRHE